In Bacillus sp. NP247, one DNA window encodes the following:
- a CDS encoding Gly-Xaa-Xaa repeat protein translates to MSRYDDSQNKFSKPCFPSSAGRISNTPSIPISKAQIRTFRAIINDLIKIIPKLFANPSPKNIEDLIDTLNLLSKFICSLDATSSLKAQGLAIIKNLITTLKNPTFVPDAVFVELQILINYLLYITKLFRIDHCTLQELLKLIAELQTTLVNSASFGRGPTGPTGPAGATGATGSRGNTGATGVTGPQGNTGATGPRGNTGATGPQGNTGAQGNTGATGATGPQGNTGAQGNTGATGPQGNTGAQGNTGATGPQGNTGAQGNTGATGATGPQGNTGAQGNTGTQGNTGATGPQGNTGAQGNTGATGPQGNTGAQGNTGATGPQGNTGAQGNTGATGPQGTTGAQGNTGATGTTGPQGNTGAQGNTGATGATGPQGNTGAQGNTGATGATGPQGNTGAQGNTGATGPQGNTGAQGNTGATGATGATGPQGNTGAQGNTGATGPQGNTGAQGNTGATGATGPQGNTGAQGNTGATGATGPQGNTGAQGNTGATGPQGNTGAQGNTGATGATGPQGNTGAQGNTGATGTTGPQGNTGAQGNTGATGPQGNTGAQGNTGATGATGPQGNTGATGATGPQGNTGTQGNTGATGATGPQGNTGAQGNTGATGTTGPQGNTGAQGNTGATGTTGPQGNTGAQGNTGATGATGPQGNTGAQGNTGATGATGPQGNTGAQGNTGATGPQGNTGAQGNTGATGPQGNTGAQGNTGATGPQGTTGAQGNTGATGTTGPQGNTGAQGNTGATGATGPQGNTGAQGNTGATGATGPQGNTGAQGNTGATGPQGNTGAQGNTGATGATGATGPQGNTGAQGNTGATGPQGNTGAQGNTGATGATGPQGNTGAQGNTGAQGNTGATGATGPQGNTGATGATGPQGNTGTQGNTGATGTQGNTGAQGNTGATGATGPQGNTGAQGNTGATGTTGPQGNTGAQGNTGATGTTGPQGNTGAQGNTGATGATGPQGNTGAQGNTGATGATGPQGNTGAQGNTGATGPQGNTGAQGNTGATGATGPQGNTGAQGNTGTQGNTGATGTTGPQGNTGAQGNTGATGPQGNTGAQGNTGATGATGPQGDTGAQGNTGATGATGPRGNTGAQGNTGATGATGPQGNTGAQGNTGATGATGPQGNTGAQGNTGATGATGPQGNTGAQGNTGATGPQGNTGAQGNTGATGATGPQGNTGAQGNTGATGPQGNTGAQGNTGATGPQGNTGAQGNTGATGPQGTTGAQGNTGATGPQGNTGAQGNTGATGTTGPQGNTGAQGNTGATGATGPQGNTGAQGNTGATGATGPQGNTGAQGNTGATGPQGNTGAQGNTGATGATGPQGNTGAQGNTGAQGNTGATGAIGPRGNTGATGPQGNTGAQGNTGTTGPQGNTGAQGNTGATGPRGNTGTTGPQGNTGATGTQGNTGAQGNTGATGTQGNTGAQGNTGATGATGIGVTGPTGPTGPSGGPTGPQGNTGAQGNTGATGPQGNTGAQGNTGATGATGPQGNTGAQGNTGAQGPTGATGATGIGVTGPTGPTGTGFPVATIVVTNNIQQTVLQFNNFIFSTAINVNNIIFNGTNTVTVINAGIYVISVSISTTAPGCAPLGVGISINGAVATDNFSSNLIGDSLSFTTIETLAAGTNLSVQSTLNEITIPATGNTNIRLTVFRIA, encoded by the coding sequence ATGTCTCGTTATGACGACAGTCAAAACAAATTCTCCAAACCATGCTTTCCAAGTAGCGCCGGACGAATCTCAAACACACCATCCATCCCAATTTCTAAAGCACAAATTAGAACATTTCGAGCGATTATTAACGATTTAATTAAAATAATCCCAAAGCTTTTCGCCAATCCGTCTCCTAAAAACATCGAAGATCTAATTGATACTTTAAACCTACTAAGTAAATTCATCTGTTCGCTAGACGCTACTTCCTCCCTGAAAGCGCAAGGATTAGCTATTATAAAAAACTTAATAACTACATTAAAAAATCCAACCTTCGTACCGGATGCTGTATTTGTTGAACTCCAAATTTTAATTAATTATTTACTTTACATCACAAAGTTATTCCGAATCGATCATTGTACACTCCAAGAACTCCTTAAATTAATTGCAGAGTTACAAACTACTCTAGTTAATTCAGCTTCGTTCGGCAGAGGGCCTACAGGGCCTACTGGACCAGCTGGAGCTACGGGTGCCACTGGGTCTCGAGGTAATACGGGGGCTACGGGTGTCACTGGACCTCAAGGTAACACGGGCGCTACTGGGCCTCGAGGTAATACGGGCGCTACCGGACCTCAAGGTAATACAGGCGCTCAAGGCAACACAGGTGCTACCGGCGCTACTGGACCTCAAGGTAATACAGGCGCGCAAGGTAACACGGGCGCTACCGGACCTCAAGGTAATACAGGCGCTCAAGGTAACACGGGCGCTACTGGACCTCAAGGTAATACGGGCGCTCAAGGCAACACAGGTGCTACCGGCGCTACTGGACCTCAAGGTAATACAGGCGCTCAAGGTAATACGGGCACTCAAGGCAACACGGGCGCTACCGGACCTCAAGGTAATACAGGCGCTCAAGGTAACACGGGCGCTACCGGACCTCAAGGTAATACAGGCGCTCAAGGTAACACGGGCGCTACTGGACCTCAAGGCAATACTGGCGCTCAGGGTAACACAGGTGCTACTGGACCTCAAGGTACTACTGGTGCTCAAGGTAACACGGGCGCTACCGGCACCACTGGACCTCAAGGCAATACTGGTGCTCAAGGTAACACGGGCGCTACTGGTGCCACTGGACCTCAAGGTAATACGGGCGCTCAGGGTAACACAGGCGCTACTGGTGCTACTGGACCTCAAGGCAATACTGGTGCTCAAGGTAACACGGGCGCTACCGGACCTCAAGGCAATACTGGCGCTCAAGGCAACACGGGGGCCACTGGCGCTACTGGTGCTACTGGACCTCAAGGCAATACTGGTGCTCAAGGTAACACGGGCGCTACCGGACCTCAAGGCAATACTGGCGCTCAAGGCAACACGGGGGCCACTGGCGCTACTGGACCTCAAGGCAATACTGGCGCTCAAGGCAACACAGGTGCTACCGGCGCTACCGGACCTCAAGGTAATACGGGCGCTCAAGGTAACACGGGCGCTACTGGACCTCAAGGTAATACAGGCGCGCAAGGTAACACGGGTGCCACTGGTGCTACCGGACCTCAAGGCAATACTGGTGCTCAAGGTAACACGGGTGCTACCGGCACCACTGGACCTCAAGGTAATACAGGCGCTCAAGGTAACACGGGCGCTACTGGACCTCAAGGTAATACAGGCGCGCAAGGTAACACGGGTGCCACTGGTGCTACCGGACCTCAAGGCAACACGGGCGCTACCGGCGCTACTGGACCTCAAGGTAATACGGGCACTCAAGGTAACACGGGGGCCACTGGTGCTACCGGACCTCAAGGCAATACTGGTGCTCAAGGTAACACGGGTGCTACCGGCACCACTGGACCTCAAGGCAATACTGGTGCTCAAGGTAACACGGGTGCTACCGGCACCACTGGACCTCAAGGCAATACTGGTGCTCAAGGTAACACTGGCGCTACTGGTGCCACTGGACCTCAAGGTAATACGGGCGCTCAGGGTAACACAGGCGCTACTGGTGCTACTGGACCTCAAGGCAATACTGGTGCTCAAGGTAACACGGGCGCTACCGGACCTCAAGGTAATACAGGCGCTCAAGGTAACACGGGCGCTACTGGACCTCAAGGCAATACTGGGGCTCAGGGTAACACAGGTGCTACTGGACCTCAAGGTACTACTGGTGCTCAAGGTAACACGGGCGCTACCGGCACCACTGGACCTCAAGGCAATACTGGTGCTCAAGGTAACACGGGCGCTACTGGTGCCACTGGACCTCAAGGTAATACGGGCGCTCAGGGTAACACAGGCGCTACTGGTGCTACTGGACCTCAAGGCAATACTGGTGCTCAAGGTAACACGGGCGCTACCGGACCTCAAGGCAATACTGGCGCTCAAGGCAACACGGGGGCCACTGGCGCTACTGGTGCTACTGGACCTCAAGGCAATACTGGTGCTCAAGGTAACACGGGCGCTACCGGACCTCAAGGCAATACTGGCGCTCAAGGCAACACGGGGGCCACTGGCGCTACTGGACCTCAAGGCAATACTGGTGCTCAAGGTAACACGGGCGCGCAAGGTAACACGGGTGCCACTGGTGCTACCGGACCTCAAGGCAACACGGGCGCTACCGGCGCTACTGGACCTCAAGGTAATACGGGCACTCAAGGCAACACGGGCGCTACCGGAACTCAAGGTAATACAGGCGCTCAAGGTAACACGGGGGCCACTGGTGCTACCGGACCTCAAGGCAATACTGGTGCTCAAGGTAACACGGGTGCTACCGGCACCACTGGACCTCAAGGCAATACTGGTGCTCAAGGTAACACGGGTGCTACCGGCACCACTGGACCTCAAGGCAATACTGGTGCTCAAGGTAACACTGGCGCTACTGGTGCCACTGGACCTCAAGGTAATACGGGGGCTCAGGGTAACACAGGCGCTACTGGTGCTACTGGACCTCAAGGCAATACTGGTGCTCAAGGTAACACAGGCGCTACCGGACCTCAAGGCAATACTGGCGCTCAGGGTAACACAGGTGCTACCGGCGCTACTGGACCTCAAGGTAATACAGGCGCGCAAGGTAATACGGGCACTCAAGGCAACACGGGTGCTACCGGCACCACTGGACCTCAAGGTAATACAGGCGCTCAAGGTAACACGGGCGCTACCGGACCTCAAGGTAATACGGGCGCTCAAGGTAACACAGGGGCTACCGGCGCTACTGGACCTCAAGGTGATACAGGCGCGCAAGGTAACACGGGTGCCACTGGCGCTACTGGGCCTCGAGGTAATACGGGCGCTCAAGGCAACACGGGTGCCACTGGCGCTACTGGACCTCAAGGCAATACTGGCGCTCAAGGTAACACGGGCGCTACCGGCGCTACTGGACCTCAAGGCAATACTGGCGCTCAGGGTAACACGGGTGCCACTGGCGCTACTGGGCCTCAAGGTAATACAGGCGCTCAAGGTAACACGGGCGCTACTGGACCTCAAGGTAATACGGGCGCTCAAGGCAACACAGGTGCTACCGGCGCTACTGGACCTCAAGGTAATACAGGCGCGCAAGGTAACACAGGCGCTACTGGACCTCAAGGTAATACAGGCGCGCAAGGTAACACAGGCGCTACTGGACCTCAAGGCAATACTGGTGCTCAGGGTAACACAGGTGCTACTGGACCTCAAGGTACTACTGGTGCTCAAGGTAACACGGGCGCTACTGGACCTCAAGGCAATACTGGTGCTCAAGGTAACACGGGTGCTACCGGCACCACTGGACCTCAAGGCAATACTGGTGCTCAAGGTAACACAGGCGCTACTGGTGCCACTGGACCTCAAGGTAATACGGGGGCTCAGGGTAACACAGGCGCTACTGGTGCTACTGGACCTCAAGGCAATACTGGTGCTCAAGGTAACACAGGCGCTACCGGACCTCAAGGCAATACGGGCGCTCAGGGTAACACAGGCGCTACCGGTGCCACTGGACCTCAAGGTAATACGGGCGCTCAGGGTAATACAGGGGCTCAAGGTAACACGGGGGCTACCGGCGCTATTGGACCTCGAGGCAACACGGGCGCTACTGGACCTCAAGGCAATACAGGCGCTCAGGGTAACACGGGCACTACTGGACCTCAAGGTAATACGGGCGCTCAAGGTAACACGGGCGCTACTGGTCCTCGAGGCAACACGGGCACTACTGGACCTCAAGGTAATACGGGGGCTACCGGAACTCAAGGTAATACAGGCGCTCAAGGTAACACGGGCGCTACCGGAACTCAAGGCAATACTGGCGCTCAGGGTAACACAGGCGCTACCGGCGCTACTGGTATCGGAGTTACTGGACCAACTGGACCGACGGGGCCTTCTGGCGGGCCGACTGGACCTCAAGGGAATACTGGCGCTCAAGGTAACACAGGTGCTACTGGACCTCAAGGCAATACTGGTGCTCAAGGTAACACGGGCGCTACCGGCGCTACCGGGCCTCAAGGGAATACGGGCGCTCAAGGGAATACGGGCGCTCAAGGACCGACTGGTGCTACTGGCGCTACTGGAATTGGCGTTACAGGACCGACTGGCCCGACTGGAACTGGTTTCCCAGTAGCAACAATTGTCGTTACAAACAACATTCAACAAACAGTACTCCAATTTAATAACTTTATCTTTAGTACTGCAATTAACGTAAACAATATTATCTTTAACGGCACAAATACAGTTACTGTTATCAACGCTGGTATTTATGTAATTAGCGTATCCATTTCTACAACTGCGCCAGGATGTGCTCCACTTGGAGTAGGAATTTCAATTAATGGGGCAGTCGCAACTGACAACTTCTCTTCAAATCTAATAGGCGACTCACTTTCCTTTACAACAATTGAAACTTTAGCGGCTGGCACAAATCTTTCTGTCCAATCTACTCTTAACGAGATTACAATTCCTGCAACCGGAAACACTAACATCAGGCTAACTGTATTTAGAATCGCTTAA
- the hfq gene encoding RNA chaperone Hfq, protein MKQSINIQDQFLNQLRKENTFVTLYLLNGFQLRGLIKGFDNFTVLLETEGKQQLIYKHAISTFVPQKNVSIELE, encoded by the coding sequence ATGAAGCAATCAATCAATATTCAAGATCAGTTTTTAAATCAACTCCGTAAAGAAAATACGTTCGTTACGCTGTACTTATTAAATGGTTTCCAGCTTCGTGGATTAATTAAAGGTTTTGATAACTTTACAGTCCTACTGGAAACAGAAGGTAAGCAACAGCTTATTTATAAACATGCAATTTCTACATTTGTACCTCAAAAAAATGTTTCCATTGAATTAGAATAG
- the miaA gene encoding tRNA (adenosine(37)-N6)-dimethylallyltransferase MiaA, whose product MGEVQREKVAVIIGPTAVGKTKLSIDLAKALNGEIISGDSMQIYRTMDIGTAKVTIDEMDGIPHYMIDIKNPEDSFSVAEFQERVRKCIREITERGKLPIIVGGTGLYIQSVLFDYQFTDEAGDATYREQMEKLALEHGVEYVHKKLQEVDPESAERIHANNVRRVIRALEIFHTTGEKMSNQLEKQENELLYDVSLIGLTMDREMLYDRINLRVDLMIEQGLLEEVKGLHERGVRECQSIQAIGYKELYDYFENRVSLEESVSQLKTNSRRYAKRQLTWFRNKMDVAWFDVTDGEKTSEILRYIEGKLQLKSNNSK is encoded by the coding sequence ATGGGAGAAGTGCAACGCGAAAAAGTTGCTGTCATCATTGGGCCAACTGCTGTCGGGAAGACGAAATTAAGTATCGATCTTGCAAAAGCGTTGAATGGTGAGATTATTAGTGGTGATTCCATGCAAATTTATCGTACGATGGATATCGGGACTGCAAAGGTGACGATAGATGAGATGGACGGAATTCCGCATTATATGATTGATATAAAAAATCCGGAAGATTCATTTTCTGTGGCGGAATTTCAAGAACGTGTCCGTAAGTGCATTCGAGAAATTACAGAGCGCGGGAAATTACCAATTATTGTTGGTGGAACCGGTCTCTATATACAATCTGTTCTATTCGATTACCAGTTTACAGATGAGGCTGGGGACGCTACATACCGAGAACAGATGGAAAAGTTGGCACTAGAACACGGTGTGGAATATGTACATAAAAAGTTGCAAGAAGTAGATCCAGAAAGTGCAGAGCGTATTCATGCCAATAATGTAAGGCGTGTTATTCGGGCGTTAGAAATTTTTCACACGACGGGTGAAAAAATGAGTAACCAGCTCGAAAAACAAGAAAACGAGTTACTGTACGATGTTTCATTAATTGGCTTGACAATGGATCGAGAAATGCTATACGATCGCATTAACTTGCGTGTTGACCTAATGATTGAACAAGGTTTATTAGAGGAAGTAAAAGGTCTGCATGAAAGAGGAGTGCGAGAGTGTCAATCTATTCAGGCGATTGGTTATAAAGAGCTATATGATTATTTTGAGAATCGTGTCTCTTTAGAAGAATCGGTATCACAATTAAAGACGAATTCACGCCGTTATGCCAAACGTCAATTAACGTGGTTCCGTAATAAAATGGATGTCGCGTGGTTCGATGTTACTGATGGTGAAAAAACGTCAGAAATTTTACGATACATAGAAGGAAAGTTACAACTAAAGTCGAATAATAGTAAGTAG
- the entD gene encoding cell wall-binding protein EntD produces the protein MKKLLGIATAAVFGLGIFAGSAKAETIVTTDVLNVRENPTVESKLVGKMLSGNKLDVINTENGWSKIKLDGKEAFVSAEFTKSSYYVTANVLNVRAGASTDSEILGTLKKDDLIETTNQVQNEWLQFEYGGKAAYVHVPFLTGTAPVIERKEVPAQAEAPTKVKTAVKNDTAVNGKESVKSGASSKPVAQAKPAAKPVAKSTETSEPAGGREITVEATAYTANPGENGTYGGRVLTAMGHDLTANPNMKVIAVDPKVIPLGSKVWVEGYGEAIAGDTGGAIKGNRIDVLVGSDSTADSWGRKSVKVKVIK, from the coding sequence ATGAAAAAATTATTAGGTATAGCAACAGCAGCAGTTTTTGGTCTTGGGATTTTTGCAGGTTCTGCTAAAGCAGAAACGATTGTAACAACAGATGTATTAAACGTTAGAGAAAACCCAACTGTAGAATCAAAGCTTGTAGGTAAAATGTTAAGTGGAAATAAATTAGATGTTATAAATACAGAAAACGGATGGTCCAAAATTAAATTAGATGGCAAAGAAGCGTTTGTAAGTGCTGAGTTTACGAAAAGTTCTTATTATGTAACAGCAAACGTATTAAACGTTCGTGCTGGAGCGAGTACTGATTCAGAAATTCTGGGCACGCTTAAAAAAGATGACTTGATTGAAACGACAAATCAAGTACAAAACGAATGGTTACAATTCGAATATGGTGGGAAAGCGGCGTATGTTCACGTACCATTTTTAACAGGTACAGCACCTGTTATTGAAAGAAAAGAAGTTCCAGCTCAAGCTGAAGCACCAACTAAGGTGAAAACGGCGGTTAAAAATGATACGGCAGTTAACGGAAAAGAATCAGTTAAAAGTGGAGCATCAAGTAAACCAGTAGCGCAAGCGAAGCCGGCAGCTAAACCAGTGGCGAAATCTACTGAAACAAGTGAACCTGCTGGTGGTCGTGAAATAACAGTAGAAGCGACAGCTTACACAGCGAATCCGGGTGAAAATGGCACATATGGTGGTCGTGTGTTAACTGCGATGGGGCATGATTTAACAGCGAACCCAAATATGAAAGTTATTGCTGTTGATCCGAAAGTAATTCCTCTCGGATCAAAAGTGTGGGTGGAAGGATATGGAGAAGCGATTGCTGGAGATACTGGTGGTGCGATTAAAGGAAACCGTATTGATGTTTTAGTTGGTTCAGATAGCACTGCTGATAGTTGGGGTCGTAAATCCGTTAAAGTGAAAGTTATAAAATAA
- a CDS encoding PTS fructose transporter subunit IIABC, whose amino-acid sequence MKITELLKRDTIIMNLTASNKEAVIDELVEKLSGADRLNNKDEFKEAILKRESQSTTGIGEGIAIPHAKTKAVKQPSICFGRSVSGINYESLDGQPAHLFFMIAASEGANNTHLETLSRLSTLLMDEGFRKQLLEAKDEDELLRLFDEKENEKEEEEVEVEVAKPEGNEPYVLAVTACPTGIAHTYMAADSLKAKAAELGIAIKVETNGSTGVKNGLTKEDIERATAIIVAADKQVEMNRFAGKHVIQVPVADGIRKTETLLNRAVKQDAPIFKGIKEDGKTESTEKEKGLGIYKHLMSGVSNMLPFVVGGGILIALAFMFGGIKAEGPIAEILMNIGGGEKGAFLFLVPILAGFIASSIADRPGFMPGVVGGFLAAQANAGFLGGLIAGFLAGYVVLGLKRLFSGLPVQLEGIKPVLLYPVFGLLITGVVMQKVVNPPVVALNEMLTGWLNGLSGTNAILLGLILGGMMAIDMGGPINKAAFTFGIAAIEAQNFGVHSAVMAGGMVPPLAIAFATTFFKSKFTEAERKSGLTNYIMGASFITEGAIPFAVADPVRVIVSCVVGSSIAGALSMLFQITLPAPHGGLFVIALVNKPLLYIFSILIGTIVSAIMIGVWKKKAK is encoded by the coding sequence ATGAAAATTACAGAACTATTAAAAAGGGATACGATCATTATGAATTTGACAGCTTCAAATAAAGAAGCTGTCATAGATGAATTAGTTGAGAAATTAAGTGGTGCCGATCGTTTAAATAATAAGGATGAATTTAAAGAAGCTATTTTAAAGCGAGAGTCCCAAAGTACGACTGGAATTGGGGAAGGTATCGCAATACCTCATGCGAAAACAAAAGCTGTTAAGCAACCATCGATTTGTTTTGGTAGAAGTGTAAGCGGTATCAACTATGAATCGCTTGACGGACAGCCTGCGCATTTATTCTTTATGATTGCTGCGAGTGAAGGGGCAAATAATACTCATTTAGAAACGTTATCTCGTCTCTCTACGTTATTGATGGATGAAGGGTTTCGCAAGCAATTGTTAGAAGCGAAGGATGAGGATGAACTTCTCCGTTTATTTGATGAAAAAGAGAATGAAAAAGAAGAAGAAGAAGTTGAAGTTGAAGTAGCAAAGCCGGAAGGGAATGAACCGTACGTATTAGCAGTTACGGCTTGCCCGACTGGAATCGCTCACACATACATGGCTGCGGATAGTTTAAAAGCAAAAGCGGCAGAATTAGGGATTGCGATTAAAGTTGAAACGAATGGATCAACAGGTGTAAAGAACGGTTTAACGAAAGAAGACATTGAACGAGCGACAGCTATAATTGTTGCGGCAGATAAACAAGTAGAAATGAACCGTTTTGCTGGAAAACATGTTATTCAAGTGCCAGTCGCTGATGGGATTAGAAAAACGGAAACACTTCTTAATCGAGCTGTAAAACAAGACGCACCAATCTTTAAAGGAATAAAAGAAGATGGGAAGACAGAAAGTACAGAGAAAGAAAAAGGGTTAGGAATTTATAAGCATTTAATGAGCGGTGTAAGTAATATGCTTCCATTCGTTGTTGGTGGCGGAATTTTAATTGCATTAGCATTTATGTTCGGTGGAATTAAGGCGGAAGGTCCTATTGCTGAAATATTAATGAATATTGGCGGTGGAGAAAAAGGAGCCTTTTTATTCCTTGTACCTATTTTAGCTGGATTTATTGCAAGTTCTATTGCTGATCGACCTGGTTTTATGCCTGGCGTTGTCGGTGGATTTTTAGCAGCACAAGCGAATGCTGGATTTTTAGGCGGATTAATTGCTGGTTTCTTAGCTGGCTATGTTGTTTTAGGATTGAAAAGATTGTTTTCAGGATTACCAGTACAGTTAGAAGGAATTAAACCTGTTTTGTTATATCCAGTCTTTGGATTGTTAATTACAGGAGTTGTAATGCAAAAAGTAGTAAACCCGCCTGTAGTAGCATTAAATGAAATGTTAACAGGATGGTTAAATGGTTTGAGTGGTACGAATGCTATATTATTAGGCCTTATTTTAGGTGGCATGATGGCAATTGATATGGGTGGTCCAATTAATAAAGCTGCATTTACATTTGGTATTGCTGCAATAGAAGCACAGAACTTTGGAGTGCACTCTGCTGTTATGGCTGGTGGTATGGTACCGCCACTTGCAATTGCATTTGCAACTACATTCTTTAAATCGAAGTTTACTGAAGCGGAACGTAAATCTGGTTTAACAAATTATATTATGGGAGCGTCGTTTATTACAGAAGGTGCTATTCCATTTGCCGTTGCCGATCCGGTGCGTGTAATTGTAAGCTGTGTTGTTGGTTCAAGCATCGCGGGTGCCTTATCTATGTTATTCCAAATTACATTGCCGGCACCGCATGGTGGATTGTTTGTTATCGCATTAGTGAATAAACCGTTGCTATATATTTTCTCTATATTAATTGGGACGATTGTTTCAGCTATTATGATAGGGGTTTGGAAGAAGAAAGCTAAATAA
- the pfkB gene encoding 1-phosphofructokinase gives MIYTVTLNPSIDYVVQVNFFDLGTVNRAEKDMKFPGGKGINVSRVLHRLGVENVALGFTGGFTGQFIKDVLHDEGVTTNFVQVDEDTRINVKIKGKEETELNGQGPIVTKEQFGQLMKKIENMQSGDCVVLAGSVPASIPNTFYESIAAFGAEKGIRVVVDASGSALQHVIKNKPFLIKPNHHELGELFGVELSTVEDILPYGKKLIEQGVEHVIVSMAGDGALLFTAEGIYEATVPKGVVINSVGAGDSLVAGFIGKYEQTKDIEKAFQYGVATGSATAFSADLCKKEKVEELLSQVIVTKR, from the coding sequence ATGATCTATACAGTTACTTTAAACCCATCTATTGATTATGTAGTACAAGTTAATTTTTTTGATTTAGGAACAGTAAATCGAGCAGAAAAAGATATGAAGTTTCCTGGAGGGAAAGGGATTAATGTTTCTCGTGTTCTTCATCGCTTAGGTGTTGAAAATGTAGCACTTGGATTTACTGGTGGATTTACTGGTCAATTTATTAAAGATGTATTACATGATGAAGGGGTAACAACAAACTTTGTCCAAGTAGATGAAGATACTCGAATTAATGTGAAAATAAAGGGGAAAGAAGAAACAGAATTAAATGGACAAGGTCCTATTGTGACAAAAGAGCAGTTTGGCCAGTTAATGAAAAAAATTGAAAATATGCAATCTGGAGATTGTGTGGTACTTGCTGGAAGTGTACCAGCCTCTATTCCAAATACCTTTTATGAATCAATTGCTGCGTTTGGAGCGGAAAAAGGTATTCGTGTAGTAGTAGATGCAAGTGGAAGTGCACTGCAGCATGTAATTAAAAATAAGCCATTTTTAATTAAACCAAACCATCATGAACTTGGTGAGTTATTCGGAGTGGAGCTTTCAACAGTAGAAGACATTTTACCGTATGGAAAAAAATTAATCGAACAAGGTGTAGAGCACGTTATTGTATCAATGGCGGGAGATGGAGCTTTATTATTTACGGCAGAAGGTATATATGAAGCAACTGTTCCAAAAGGTGTTGTAATTAATTCAGTTGGGGCAGGAGATTCTCTTGTTGCAGGGTTTATAGGTAAATATGAACAGACAAAAGATATTGAAAAGGCATTCCAATATGGCGTTGCAACAGGGAGTGCAACAGCATTTTCGGCAGATTTATGTAAAAAGGAAAAAGTAGAAGAATTATTGTCGCAAGTAATTGTTACAAAGCGATAG
- a CDS encoding DeoR/GlpR family DNA-binding transcription regulator: MLTPERHQMILQLVKEQKVVKLQQLVERTESSESTIRRDLAQLEKQRLLKRVHGGASVLTGKGQEPTMVEKSSKNIQIKQQIAKYAASVVEQGDCIYLDAGSTTFEMIPFLINKDVTVVTNGLMHIEALVENNIRAYLLGGMMKSRTKALIGAMAQESMQKYRFDKCFLGANGVHEQLGFTTPDPEEALLKQMALTLANEGYFLIDESKFSEVAFAKIANVEDANIITNHLEIDLEKYKQQTNVIEADKQ, encoded by the coding sequence ATGTTAACTCCTGAACGTCATCAAATGATATTGCAACTTGTAAAAGAACAGAAAGTAGTTAAATTACAGCAATTAGTTGAAAGAACAGAAAGCTCTGAATCAACAATACGTCGTGATTTAGCACAATTGGAAAAGCAAAGGTTATTAAAAAGAGTTCATGGCGGAGCCTCTGTTTTAACAGGAAAAGGACAGGAGCCAACGATGGTTGAAAAATCATCCAAAAACATTCAAATAAAACAACAAATTGCTAAGTATGCGGCTAGCGTTGTTGAACAAGGTGATTGCATTTATTTAGATGCAGGAAGTACAACATTTGAAATGATTCCATTTTTAATAAATAAAGATGTTACTGTCGTTACGAACGGACTTATGCATATTGAAGCTTTAGTTGAAAATAATATTCGTGCGTATTTACTAGGCGGAATGATGAAGAGTAGGACGAAAGCTTTAATTGGTGCAATGGCGCAAGAAAGTATGCAGAAATATCGCTTTGATAAATGTTTTTTAGGAGCGAATGGTGTACATGAACAGCTTGGTTTTACAACGCCAGATCCAGAAGAGGCACTCTTAAAACAAATGGCACTAACATTAGCGAACGAAGGATATTTCTTAATTGATGAAAGTAAGTTTTCAGAAGTTGCGTTTGCGAAAATTGCAAATGTTGAAGATGCAAATATTATTACAAATCATTTAGAAATTGATTTAGAAAAATATAAACAACAAACCAATGTAATTGAGGCTGATAAACAATGA